The sequence below is a genomic window from Lolium perenne isolate Kyuss_39 chromosome 4, Kyuss_2.0, whole genome shotgun sequence.
GTGGTAGCTGATGATGATTGGTGGAAGATAGTGAACCATGTTGGTTACAAATAATTCAATCAAAGcctaataaatcaaaataaattagAACTACCCAATTCAATCAAAGCCTAATAATAAAGCAATTAAATGATTACAAATCTGCTTTTCATATTTTGGAAGAAATACTTGGAGTTGGAGTAAACTTTTTTTAAGGCAAAAGGGAAAAGGGAAACACTTCGAGTGATAATGTGTACATGGGCCGAGCGCCCGAGCCATATCTGTAGCTCGGTGGTCTCCGGCCCAGCAACGCCACCGACTGGCCAACGACTTCGCCCAGTCGACTCTTCGGACGTTCCGCAGCGCCTCCGGCAGTCCGGCCACTCCCAAATCCAGTCCGTCTCCGCCCGCAGCGGCAAGGCTGCAGCGCCTGCGCCCCCGGACCGGGCTTCCTCTACGGCGCCTCCCCTCCCCTCCGGGTCTCCATCTGCCGCTGCCTCCATTCCCAGTCCCTGTGCCTGCGCTCCTACAAAATCATCTCCGAGGTAAGTAGATCATGGGCTCTGCTGCCGCTGTTGTCGCAGGAATTTGTGTGTATATGAACTCATTAACTTGGTGCTGGCTGAAGAACTGTACTGTTCTTCAGTTCTTGGATTGGCCTCCTGTAGCTTCCGTGCTTTCTGAAGATCTGTTGTGTAATCAGCAGCGTGTCTATGGTGTACCAGTATCCCCTACTTGAGAAACATACAGATACCGTGTAGTAGTTTAAAAGACTAGAGCCTTTCCCTGATGCGATTTTCGCACAAAACGTAGGATCATGCTTCGAGCGATGGCTGCCAGCTAGCTGTCAAAATGTTAGTTGCATTCTAGAGCAGCAGTTCTGTGGGTGAATTGATACTTAAGGCACCAATTGTTGTTGATCTGAAACTGAAATGGGTCGATTACACACGAGGCAAGGTTCCCCGGATCAGGGAGGAACAAATTTTGGTTATCCAATAACCCTAATTCTACCCTTTGGCAGATTAGGTTCGTTTTCTGCTCTAGCATAACTGTTCCCAACGTATGTATTTTCGATATGGCGTAGGACTATATTTTATTTGCAATGTAGTGAGACTTCTAATATGTACTAAGTTAGCACCATAGAAAAAGGTGCCAGATTATTAGTTCGGCTAACTCATCTTGGATTGCCGTTTGAGTGTGTGCTTCTCTCAAAATTGTACATTTTACCCAGGAATGTTAATTATAAGTTGGAACTGCTAATTATGGTTTTTACGTTGTCAATGTGTTAACTCGTGTAGTTCAACCAAATTGCACCTTAATCCAAGTAACAACACTTGATTTTTGTGTTGATGATAGCAGAGTTCTGAATGCAAAGCATATCATATTCAGGgtattagagcatccccactcgcctccccgacgaggcccccgatcgacgttttttccatccggacggcgtaattcggccgagtcgcgccccggttcctcgttttcgtccggatttggccctaaatccatccggagagcccacgccaaccccggtcccccgaggcgcgctcggggactccggacgagtgaaaagcggggaagggcccgctcTGTCGACGACTGGACACACGAACCCCACTCAAAATCtctcccacccctcgtatctctgtcGCCGCcgtcaccaccccgccggcttgttgcctagattccgccgcccctcctcccccacctacctatattccgccgtcgaaaaacgacggcctatctggttgctcctccgccggcctgttttccgacgaCGGCCTACTCCTCGTCGTTTGCGGCTCGGGTTCCCTCGACCACACCTgttaggtgttcgtccattttcctcgccggccatggactcggacgaagaggaggagcagatgttcgtcgacgccaactagtctgtcataatttgtttcaaaaatagtgaaattgtgtgcttcatttgtttcagcacttgttaaacattgtactgattatcgccgaatttgtttcagcaattttcggacTCTTgctcgccgaacttgttaaattttatgtcgaattagtttgaaatatgtcaaatggtcgaggttgggggtttcctgcctgggggatggctggaacttcggcgctccccaggccaaattttcgtccaatccggacgaaaattccgccggatttgggcgtggggagcgccaacgagtggggatgctcttacaaGATAAAGCTCATGGTTCCTTGAGCAATAAAATATCTCTTGTGCTTCTTTCAAATGAATTTCCCCTGTTTCTCTTTAATTTCATTCCAGATTGTGCACTGTTGATCATGTTTTCTTATGCCAGTTGCCAGCATAGCATAAATCCTCTCAAGTCTTATAATTCTGTTGCAGTTGAGCAGTCCAAGCAAATCAGATGGCTACACCAGGACCAGTACAGGAAAACCTGATGCTGGAGCCCAATAAGCCACGGGTCCTCCTTGCTGCTTCAGGAAGTGTAGCTGCTATAAAATTTGAGAGCCTCTGTCGTATCTTCTCTGAGTGGGCGGAAGTCCGAGCTGTGGCAACCAAGTCAGCATTGCACTTTGTTGATAGATCATCTCTGCCCAGTGACGTCATTCTTTAcactgatgatgatgaatggtctaGCTGGAAGAAGATAGGGGACGAGGTTCTACACATAGAACTGAGGAAGTGGGCAGATATCATGGTGATTGCTCCATTATCAGCAAATACGCTGGGCAAGGTTTGTTTTCTCTTCTGTACGAACCATGCTCTGAATCAGTTAACAGAAGTCGCTTTCAGTGCTGCCTAAACTGATGTTATGCTAGTTTCTCAGATTGCTGGTGGGTTATGTGACAACCTCTTGACATGCATAGTGCGAGCGTGGGACTACAAGAAACCACTCTTTGTCGCACCAGCCATGAACACCTTCATGTGGAGCAACCCGTTCACAGGGCGCCATATCGAGATAATCAACCAACTCGGCATATCTTTGGTCCCACCCATCACGAAAAGGCTGGCCTGTGGGGACTACGGGAACGGCGCAATGGCTGAGCCTTCGCAGATCCATACGACCGTGAGGCTCGCATGCAAGGCACAAACATTTGGTACAGGCAGTCCATGTGTGATGCCTTCCAGCAGCAACCCTGTCTAGCTGATGCGATGATAGATATGTTCCAAGTGTTGAGCTTGGTACACCCCCCATCTGGGTGTAAGAAGTGAAGAGTTATCAGATTTTTACTAGTGGTGTCTGTATCAGTGAACATGCAGTACCTATGGATCTGCATATTTATTTGTGAGATGTTAGGTCATAGAGATTGGGGAAATGTTGTTGTTGTTCCAGCATAAATGTTCCGTGTTGTTAGTACTGATGAATCTACTTCCATTATATCAGTAGTTCTAAATTTCACTACAGTGATTTGCAAATAACTTTAAATTGAGATCACAAGCAGCAAAGTTCTCATTCTCCATCTTGTGGTAGACGCTTGCAAATTTGTACTTTCAGGGACAAGGCGAGAATGACGCGTGCAAGAAAGGGTCCTGGCGATCCACAACTTGTGGCTAAGCAACAAGATAAAATGATGCCAAGTCCAGATAAGCATTTGGGTAGAGGAGGCCAACTCTGTCCAGTCATCGTCTCGGCCTTACTACCAGCAGTAAACATGAACACTTCGGTCCTGTGCCCCACAAGGTTGTGGTGTGAGATGAATGGCTGGTGAGTGCTGTGTTGACTCGTCTGGATAAATGGATAATCGTGCCAACGTCAGAAGTTCATATGGTACCAGCAAGAAGACTGAAAGAGAGCAGCAAAAGGAAGTGGCAACCATATATATAGGAGAAATACTTCAACCAAAATTCAGAGTTATGATAATCCGAAACAGAAAGACTTAACTGATAACAAGATCTACATACAAGATAATCATCACCTTTTCGTCTTTACACGGCAAAAGCCCGTTACGTGGGCATTTTCATTGCCTCAGACTGACTAAGCTGCCAGGTTGGTACAAACAACTCTTGCTGAAAACGTGTACGCAGGTCTCTTTTTTTATATATAGAAGGGGTCATGTCACCATTTCACTCTTTTCTTTGTGAAAGATGTCACCATTTCTCTGTCTCACGGTTAATTCAAAAACATGTCGCCATTTCTCTGTCACGTGCAGATAAAGTGATGTGATTTATTGCGCTATACATGTGACATGTCTGAATACTACATCCAGGATAGTATATTTCGCGTCGCCTAACCTAGGCGACTCGGGGGCGATCCCGGCCGCCTGCCACTTCTATCCTCGCCCCcttctcctcgccgccgccggaagaCCCGCAGGGCAAAGCcctggcggcgacggcggcggcggggacttCGTCCCTCGCGCGGTGGCGGTTtctctggcggcggcggcatgcGTCTCCGGCGGCTCTGGCATCGAGCTGCCGCGGGTGTGCGGCGGCGTGAACGTCTCCACGGTGGTGGATCGGCTTCCTGCGCGATTGGATTGCCCTACTGGCGGCGGATCTTCGGATCGCCGGTGGTGAGGGCCCCTAGGGTCTCGGGAGGCGCTGCCGAGATGGTGGAGGCGACGTCGAGTCAGAATAAAGGTGCTGGAGCTCGGTCCCCATCTCGGCAAGGCCACGtgtggcggcgccggcgccggcgagctGCTGGCCTGGTTTCCTCTCAGATCGGTGGATCTGTGGAGGGTGGTCTCTCCGGGCGCGGTCGTCTATCGACTCTACCGTGGAGCTTTGGGAGTCGAAGGGCGGTTGTTACTGCTGTCTTCCCCTCGGtcggccatggtggcgagggaGTGGAAGGGGACGGTACAATCGCCTTCctcgttagggtttttagggtcttTTTTTTTAGATGCGACTGTCGCGTCATGAAGCTTCCtccggccggccatggtggcgaggggaggAGGTGGCTTGATGTGGCGTCGATGGTTGGGACCTACTGCTCGGGGTCCGTGGATTGGAGGTTCTGCTTGGTCTCCACCAGCTCCCGCCTGCCCGATGGTCTGGAAAAGATTATTAGCTCTCACCTCTCGGGGTGGGCACTCCTGCGGTGTTCAAAGCTCAATGTGGCGAAGGTGGCGGCGGTGACTCGATGGTGTCTGAAGACGGGCGGCTTCCGGATTCGGTCTCTGTACTTGGGTGGTGACGATGAGGACGATGGGCTTGATTGCGATTTGGGAGTACGGTGTGTGGTTTTCTAGGTCCATATTGTATTTTTTTTTGTGGAGTCGTTTGTAATCGGTTTCGCCATTGTTGAATTCCATCAGTTGTTATCTTAAAAAAAAGATAGTATATTTTGAAGTGGGAACTTAAAATTGTGGAAATAAGAAAAAAATCGCAGGAATTGAGATGTCACGTATCCTAGATTCCTACAGAAACCAGAACCATgggaaaatttcaaaaaaaatagttTGAAAAGGCACATAAATCTAAGGGTCTATTTAGAACAAAGGAAAAACATAGGAATTTTGGAGGGATATGATTCCTATAGAAAATTTTCCTATGATGTCTGCTAGAAATAAAGGAATATGAATCACACATTCCTTTGAAATCATAATCCTTTGTTCCAAACTACACCATATgagtttttcctataggaatcatATCCTCCAAAATTTATATGTTTTTCCTTTGTTCGAAACTGGCCCTGAGCAATGTTATTAGGATAAGTACAGCGACTCGTCCTCTAAATTTGTCTCGTGGCTTTTGCTCTGCAGCATAGAAAGGACCTTGATCAATTTTTATTATGTTTAGGGTGTTTTCTACTTCTTTTAAACTTCTATAATAGATTGAAATTTCTCGCAAAAAAAGAAGTTCAATTTTCTGTGAAGAATATGGTAGGATGGCGTAGAACATCTTAAAGTAGCTCGAGCCATCAGGCAGATCTTCTCAAGCGGCCGCCGCTACTAGCAAGTACATCAGCGGAGCACACATCAGCTTAATTATCCAGCTGGACTGCAGTTAATCATCTGAACGTGAGAACAGAAATTGCAATATAATTTTCTTGCATCGCGATCATCGTGTAGGCATCAGCGACTAGTGGAGTCATGATGAAATGGATAGAATCGGAGCAGCGATAGACAGTCTGTGTAGAAGTTGACAAGCTGCAGAATCCCCGACGCAGACTCGCACGGCGCAGGGTAGTCGGCGCCGGCGGAGGTAGCAGGTAGTGTATTTAACACTAAGGGCATCTGTGATCGGAAGGAAATGCGTCTAACATCACCTTCAGCGGGGCGATCCaaagtgaccgggctgtccgcgaagatgcaaacctggcccaaatatgcgcctctgCGTCTCTGCGGATGTCCGGAAACGTCCGCTCGcatctggcggacgtttcgtcgggcccgcctggcagcgatcctgcgtcgatgcgtcttctcaaacgcgccagcgactgcgtcgctgcgtcgcttcggcactcTGCGGCACGTTAATGAcga
It includes:
- the LOC127295368 gene encoding phosphopantothenoylcysteine decarboxylase, with the protein product MATPGPVQENLMLEPNKPRVLLAASGSVAAIKFESLCRIFSEWAEVRAVATKSALHFVDRSSLPSDVILYTDDDEWSSWKKIGDEVLHIELRKWADIMVIAPLSANTLGKIAGGLCDNLLTCIVRAWDYKKPLFVAPAMNTFMWSNPFTGRHIEIINQLGISLVPPITKRLACGDYGNGAMAEPSQIHTTVRLACKAQTFGTGSPCVMPSSSNPV